From Cetobacterium sp. ZOR0034, one genomic window encodes:
- a CDS encoding ABC transporter substrate-binding protein, translating into MDFKKLLLLSSVAIGMAYPTMTLANSKVVNLKMSWWGGDDRHKRTLEALKLFEEKHPNIKVRGEYGGWSGWQEKVTTQIIGNTAPDVMQINWNWIDLFSKDGTGFYDLNKLSDTITLSNYSTDILEQCSVNGKLNAIPVGMTGKVFYINETTYSKAGLPVPKNFDEMISSAKVIREKLGNDYYAFDTDAYGALLLMLYKLEQETGKPFIVDNKVAYSEAEVIEAVKFYNNLVEQNVLPSLRVRAAAGFIPLDQHPSWIQGKYAGTYEWDSSAQKWQDALEGNQKLVLADFPTEFGPNKSAFNKVSMAFAIKKNTKHPKEAATLIEFLTTDPEAVKILGTSRGIPSNSSAVATLEASGQLTGLAFEANNAVKEFAGKGIHPLFEHKKLNTDLRGVIENLGYGKSSVEQTAKDIITTTNQFLSENQ; encoded by the coding sequence ATGGATTTTAAAAAATTACTTTTATTAAGTTCTGTTGCGATAGGTATGGCCTATCCTACAATGACTTTAGCTAATTCTAAAGTTGTAAACTTAAAAATGTCTTGGTGGGGCGGAGACGATAGACATAAGAGAACTTTAGAAGCACTAAAACTGTTTGAAGAAAAGCATCCTAATATTAAAGTTAGAGGGGAGTATGGTGGTTGGAGTGGTTGGCAAGAAAAAGTAACTACTCAAATTATTGGAAATACTGCTCCTGATGTTATGCAAATAAACTGGAACTGGATTGATCTTTTCTCAAAAGATGGAACTGGTTTCTATGATTTAAATAAACTTTCAGATACTATCACACTTAGTAACTATAGTACTGATATTCTAGAACAATGTAGTGTTAATGGAAAACTAAATGCTATTCCTGTTGGAATGACTGGAAAAGTATTTTATATCAATGAAACAACATATTCTAAAGCTGGTTTACCAGTTCCTAAAAACTTTGATGAGATGATCTCTTCTGCGAAAGTAATTAGAGAAAAATTAGGAAATGACTACTATGCATTTGATACTGATGCATACGGTGCTCTTTTATTAATGCTTTATAAATTAGAGCAAGAAACTGGAAAGCCATTCATAGTTGATAATAAAGTTGCTTACTCTGAAGCTGAAGTTATTGAAGCTGTTAAATTCTACAACAATCTTGTTGAACAAAATGTTTTACCTTCATTGAGAGTTAGAGCCGCTGCTGGATTTATTCCTTTAGATCAACACCCTAGCTGGATTCAAGGAAAATATGCTGGAACTTACGAGTGGGATAGTTCAGCTCAAAAATGGCAAGATGCTCTTGAAGGTAATCAAAAGCTTGTTCTTGCAGATTTCCCAACAGAGTTCGGACCTAACAAATCTGCATTTAACAAAGTATCTATGGCATTCGCTATAAAAAAGAATACTAAACATCCTAAAGAGGCTGCAACTCTTATAGAATTCTTAACAACTGATCCTGAAGCAGTTAAAATTTTAGGAACATCTAGAGGAATTCCATCTAACAGTTCAGCTGTAGCTACTTTAGAAGCAAGTGGACAGCTTACAGGATTAGCTTTTGAGGCAAACAATGCCGTTAAAGAGTTTGCTGGTAAAGGAATTCATCCTCTATTTGAACATAAAAAATTAAATACAGATTTAAGAGGGGTTATTGAAAATCTTGGATATGGAAAATCATCAGTTGAACAAACAGCTAAAGATATAATCACAACAACTAATCAATTTTTATCAGAAAATCAATAA